AACAATGCAGGAACGTCCTTGCCAATGGGATTTGAGTTCGGTGATGGGTCTATGATGTCCATAGTGAAACCTATGGTCAATGAAATGCAGTATGACAGGTCAGCCTTTGTAGATGTTGCTTTGTCAGCAATGGATGAATTAATTAAGATGGCGCAGATGGATAATCCTCTTTGGATTAAAGGTATGGGTGGTGGGATGGAATCCTTGAATGTTGAGGAGTACAGGAGGAATTTCTCCTCTTGCATTGGCATGAAACCGAGCAGCTATGCAACTGAGGCTACAAAGGCAACTGGACTGGTTTACCTTCGTGGCTTGGCTCTTGTGGAGGCACTGATGGATGCGGTATGCCACCTGGTCACTTGTTGCAGGGCCTTTGTTATTCCATTGAACTTTCTATCAGTAGTTGGGATTAGTTTGCTTGTTTTGTCCTTTTGATGCCATCCTTTTTAGACTTTGATGAAGATATTTTTTGCAGATGATTATTGGTAGTGCTTTTGTCTGCTTATTTGTTAGGTTACCTTTACGTTATATGTTATGCTGGTGAAACTATTTTCAGTTCTGGTGGAGATGGTTCTTTTGGTTGCCACAAATGGTTGATCATTGATTTTATTGATTGAATCTTAAAAGTATTTGAATGGTTGTTTTACAAActctttttcttttacttttatgaatagAATCGTTGGGTAGAAATGTTTCCGTGCATGATTTCTAGAGCAGCAACCATTGATGTGCTATCCAGTGGCACGGGTGTAACCAGAGACAATGAGTTGCAAGTGGTATATTTCTCTGCCATCTGTCTTTACTTATTTTGCTGCTTAGCTGGGCTTTATGAGAAAGCATATTTTGCAGATGGATGCTGAATTTCAAGTGCTTTCACCTCTGGTTCCTGTCCGTCAAGTGAGATTCATCCGGTTTTGTAAGCAGCATTCCGAGGGTGTGTGGGCTGTGGTTGATGTTTCAATTGATCCCAGCCAAGATGCTACAAATACACAGATGTTTCCAAACTGCAGGAGGCTTCCCTCTGGCTGTGTTATCCAAGATGTGGATACTAAGTGCTCCAAGGTATTGCTAAtctgaattttattttcctctcTTCTAAAAACTGAAATGTGTAGTCAATATTTTTATGCTCAGTGAGCTAGAACCGCAGTTTAAGGGCATTTAACAAGGTTGTTGTAAATACAATTTCTGAGTTTGGTTCGGACTAGATGAATGTAAATAATTTGCATCTGGACTTCAGTCTCAATCCTCCTTGACTTGTGCTTTgctcaatttttttccttttataacTCACCGGATTTCCCTCCTCTGAGGTAGCTAGTAAGATATAGCAGGACTTCACTGaagctttaattattattttgctgAAGGTCTTACatgttttaatcattttaaatctcaagtttcaaaGCAAAGGTATCTTATCTATATACTAAATTAGTTAAACTGTTAGTTGAGCAAATTGAGGTTATAGTCAGCTTGCTTTTAGTATAATCTTGAGTGTACCTTAGTTCTATACTTTATATGCAGGCAAATCCTTGGAAAGTTCAATCATTGTtctataaattatattttgatgtttCTATTCCTATCTATCCACTTTTAATGTCTTTAACTGTCCACGAGGTGATTACCTGGATCCAGTCATTATCTTGTAATTTTTAGGGCCTGTTTAATGTGTCTCTctgtttggattattttattaatgtcacattttagcttaatttaaactTTGACAGAAAATCTTGATTCAAGATTTGTGCTTCTAATTTCTTATTAGGTGGACTTTGTGTCCCATTTTACCAGGGTCGCCCTGATTTGATTTCTTTTCCTCTCGTACTTAGTATCGTGGGATATTTGGTCTTAGTTATAGAAAAGCAAGTCGATATTAACGGAGCCAACTAATCTGATGCTTTTCTCAAATTTGGGATTAGTGGAGCCAATTTATCTGAtgcttttctctttcttttttctgCCATAAATTTATAACAGCTTTCTTATTGAACTCTTGATTATTGGTTTGATATTAGTTGTGACTAAGATTCTTACAAGTATTTAAATGCCAGATTACATGGGTTGAACACTCGGAGTATGATGACAGCGCTGTCCACCATCTCTTACAGCCGTTACTCAGTTCAGGTTTTGGCTTTGGTGCGCACAGGTGGCTGGCCACTCTCCAAAGGCAGTGTGACTGCATGGCAATACTTATGTCACAAGACATCCCTGGGGAAAATAATACAGGTTCCATTAGCATGTACATTCTTTCATCCTTGAAAAGAATATGGACTCTTGTCTAATACACTATTTGTGCCATAGGAATAACACCAGCTGGGAGGAAAAGCATGATCAAGCTTGCACAGCGCATGACATATAACTTCTGCGCTGGAGTTTGTGCATCGAGCGTTCATAAATGGGACAAGCTTAGTGTTGGTAATGTTGGCGAAGATGTCAGGGTGATGACCCGGAAGAATATAAATGATCCTGGTGAGCCACACGGGGTTGTGTTGAGTGCTGCTACTTCTGTTTGGATGCCAGTAACTCAAGAACGGCTGTTTGATTTCTTGCGGGATGAACGGATGCGAAGCGAGTGGGACATTTTGTCCCATGGTGGGCCAATGCAAGAGATGGTGCATGTTGCCAAGGGAATGGGTCATGGTAACTGTGTGTCTCTCCTTCGTGGTAGCGTAAGTGTTTTACCATCTAGACTTGTTAAGACATATGCTGCAGATATCTTTGATTTTCTGTTATCCAATTCCACCCCCCTTTTTTTGTAGTTTACCTGTGTTTTTTCTGTGTTGGGTTTTATGGCTCCTTTTCATGCACGTTTGCAGGCCATTAATGCAAATGAGAACAACATGCTAATTTTACAAGAAACATGGAGTGATGCCTCTGGTGCATTAGTAGTTTACGCACCTGTTGACATATCATCAATGAGTGTGGTGATGAATGGTGGGGATTCAACATATGTGGCACTCTTACCATCCGGATTTGCAATTCTTCCTGGTATTTCACCAAGTTATCATGGTGGGCGAAGCGAGTCCAATGGAGCATTGGTGAAACCTGAAATTGATGGAAGCATAGTCAGTGGATGCCTACTTACTGTTGGTTTTCAGATTTTGGTCAATAACGTTCCTACTGCTAAACTAACAGTGGAGTCGGTGGAAACTGTGAACAATCTCATCTCCTGCACTATTCAAAAAATCAAAGCTGCCTTAACAGTAACATAGTAGGAGCAGCTGAGGTACTCCatagttaattttatatttatgttttttttttttttttttggtgaaaggaAAAAAACAGCCGATAGATATTGAGGTGGAGATGATAGTTGGCGAAAAGTAGGGTTATAAGTCAAGAACGAACCACTCGCAGAGGGTTTTTGTTTCCCATGGATCTTAAACAGCAAACATGTTAGGTATATATAAAGCCAGGGGGATTCTGGTTCGGGCATTGACTTGGTCGACCTGTGAGATGGTCTAAGTGGGTAAAaacatgttttgtttttttttttgggttaattAGTCAAGTTATAGAGAAGCACAATTGCAAGACTGGTgttttgatttttgtgttttaaatgaTGATCAAAATCAAGGGTCAGTTGTCTTTACTTTTGTTTTGTGAACAGTGTTTTTAATAtagttttctttttaaatctggaTACCCAACATCTGCTATCGTTGTTTGGTTATtattatctccatcttttgatcACATGCTTTGTGTAATTTAGTCTTCTTTCAGGGGTAATTTTATCTATAGTTATACCTAACTATTTGTTTTGTAGGAAAAATAATTAATCTTCATGGATTTCAAATATATAGAAAGAAAATATCATGTGAAACTCAAAGCTCAACTCACAGAAGTGATTGAAATAtcttttcaaattaaaatatttaattttgttacATGTAGAGAGAAATctctattaaattttataatagttAGATTTAGCGatgtttatatttttagttttatatatttttaattaaatttggttttaaccttttaattcatcaatttttaagagttaaattgttgtttttatcgaaatattattatttttaagcatgtcatgttattttttaaaaaattaagtttttaaagtttcttaaattttaaatgtttttgttttatatttttaattatttattgaaatagtacatataaaacaaatagaattttaatattttattagtaTGGAAGTATCCTAGGATTACCATGCAGGATATTACAATAACAAAAATTCAATAGTTTAGgtgtcaaatttaactaaaaaatatattaaattaa
Above is a genomic segment from Gossypium arboreum isolate Shixiya-1 chromosome 8, ASM2569848v2, whole genome shotgun sequence containing:
- the LOC108486646 gene encoding homeobox-leucine zipper protein ANTHOCYANINLESS 2-like isoform X3 encodes the protein MDGHGEMGLIGENFDPGFVGRMKEDGYEIRSESDNFDVASGDDQDAAADGPSKKKKYHRHTPRQIQELESFFKECPHPDEKQRMELSRRLGLEGKQIKFWFQNRRTQMKTQLERHENVILRQENDKLRAENDLLKQAMTTPICSSCGGPAVPGEISYEQHQLRIENARLKDELTRICALTNKFLGRPLSSSGSPIPPHGLNSNLELAVGRNGFGGLNNAGTSLPMGFEFGDGSMMSIVKPMVNEMQYDRSAFVDVALSAMDELIKMAQMDNPLWIKGMGGGMESLNVEEYRRNFSSCIGMKPSSYATEATKATGLVYLRGLALVEALMDANRWVEMFPCMISRAATIDVLSSGTGVTRDNELQVMDAEFQVLSPLVPVRQVRFIRFCKQHSEGVWAVVDVSIDPSQDATNTQMFPNCRRLPSGCVIQDVDTKCSKITWVEHSEYDDSAVHHLLQPLLSSGFGFGAHRWLATLQRQCDCMAILMSQDIPGENNTGITPAGRKSMIKLAQRMTYNFCAGVCASSVHKWDKLSVGNVGEDVRVMTRKNINDPGEPHGVVLSAATSVWMPVTQERLFDFLRDERMRSEWDILSHGGPMQEMVHVAKGMGHGNCVSLLRGSAINANENNMLILQETWSDASGALVVYAPVDISSMSVVMNGGDSTYVALLPSGFAILPGISPSYHGGRSESNGALVKPEIDGSIVSGCLLTVGFQILVNNVPTAKLTVESVETVNNLISCTIQKIKAALTVT
- the LOC108486646 gene encoding homeobox-leucine zipper protein ANTHOCYANINLESS 2-like isoform X2 codes for the protein MLSYAIVEPPLLTQHIPISMLSSPSLSLSYKRMDGHGEMGLIGENFDPGFVGRMKEDGYEIRSESDNFDVASGDDQDAAADGPSKKKKYHRHTPRQIQELESFFKECPHPDEKQRMELSRRLGLEGKQIKFWFQNRRTQMKTQLERHENVILRQENDKLRAENDLLKQAMTTPICSSCGGPAVPGEISYEQHQLRIENARLKDELTRICALTNKFLGRPLSSSGSPIPPHGLNSNLELAVGRNGFGGLNNAGTSLPMGFEFGDGSMMSIVKPMVNEMQYDRSAFVDVALSAMDELIKMAQMDNPLWIKGMGGGMESLNVEEYRRNFSSCIGMKPSSYATEATKATGLVYLRGLALVEALMDANRWVEMFPCMISRAATIDVLSSGTGVTRDNELQVMDAEFQVLSPLVPVRQVRFIRFCKQHSEGVWAVVDVSIDPSQDATNTQMFPNCRRLPSGCVIQDVDTKCSKITWVEHSEYDDSAVHHLLQPLLSSGFGFGAHRWLATLQRQCDCMAILMSQDIPGENNTGITPAGRKSMIKLAQRMTYNFCAGVCASSVHKWDKLSVGNVGEDVRVMTRKNINDPGEPHGVVLSAATSVWMPVTQERLFDFLRDERMRSEWDILSHGGPMQEMVHVAKGMGHGNCVSLLRGSAINANENNMLILQETWSDASGALVVYAPVDISSMSVVMNGGDSTYVALLPSGFAILPGISPSYHGGRSESNGALVKPEIDGSIVSGCLLTVGFQILVNNVPTAKLTVESVETVNNLISCTIQKIKAALTVT
- the LOC108486646 gene encoding homeobox-leucine zipper protein ANTHOCYANINLESS 2-like isoform X1, whose amino-acid sequence is MSFGGLINSSSSSDSGSSGARVVVADFVPQNNMLSYAIVEPPLLTQHIPISMLSSPSLSLSYKRMDGHGEMGLIGENFDPGFVGRMKEDGYEIRSESDNFDVASGDDQDAAADGPSKKKKYHRHTPRQIQELESFFKECPHPDEKQRMELSRRLGLEGKQIKFWFQNRRTQMKTQLERHENVILRQENDKLRAENDLLKQAMTTPICSSCGGPAVPGEISYEQHQLRIENARLKDELTRICALTNKFLGRPLSSSGSPIPPHGLNSNLELAVGRNGFGGLNNAGTSLPMGFEFGDGSMMSIVKPMVNEMQYDRSAFVDVALSAMDELIKMAQMDNPLWIKGMGGGMESLNVEEYRRNFSSCIGMKPSSYATEATKATGLVYLRGLALVEALMDANRWVEMFPCMISRAATIDVLSSGTGVTRDNELQVMDAEFQVLSPLVPVRQVRFIRFCKQHSEGVWAVVDVSIDPSQDATNTQMFPNCRRLPSGCVIQDVDTKCSKITWVEHSEYDDSAVHHLLQPLLSSGFGFGAHRWLATLQRQCDCMAILMSQDIPGENNTGITPAGRKSMIKLAQRMTYNFCAGVCASSVHKWDKLSVGNVGEDVRVMTRKNINDPGEPHGVVLSAATSVWMPVTQERLFDFLRDERMRSEWDILSHGGPMQEMVHVAKGMGHGNCVSLLRGSAINANENNMLILQETWSDASGALVVYAPVDISSMSVVMNGGDSTYVALLPSGFAILPGISPSYHGGRSESNGALVKPEIDGSIVSGCLLTVGFQILVNNVPTAKLTVESVETVNNLISCTIQKIKAALTVT